In Fusibacter sp. A1, the following are encoded in one genomic region:
- a CDS encoding EAL domain-containing protein — translation MKLIRFVRGRNTEKRQIPIIKRIVYLPLLAVIIGIAGISFVGSRTIEDQLLHQMKENALATAVQMGERIGLQKDALDVIEEQFADKILIASRVLKDHKHEFDQVTIKRIAEQLNIGETNWFNSGGTILYSSIDQYVGWTAPADHPVSQFIKSGSDTWLEPIRKDSESDSYNKYGYVRFDNGEFVQIAIPADRVMELTEQFSYQKLLDDIVNDNEILSASIFAKDGMIMASTDSVEDAGHPSEMILHIQTGGIEKIESHIKFDAELNQNILHVYVPVILSSSESGMLALCYSMDHVERAAYVSQVQIFTIGILLVFIVAGILYLAQKRLIVAPIKALDDDMQVICPESAVVYRLPIPSKDPFLSIRKTTNTVLDKTQQYLEELICFQEELTASNEELEDTVSQLTANEEELRAQYDEIQEYVHKIKELKHRYEIAIDATKCFLWEYSLDTKRISFSDNFESIIGPKVDDYALEDIFQKAVHPDDVSGCRNEISAFTQRVNQDNQLSDEGIHLELRLKNESGDWNWYIMRGRGVDDYSGVNRLLTGVLVDITKQKEQESFIRYLADHDALTGLYSRRKFTEELQLRLDRNEIGAVILMDVDNFKVINDTSGHVYGDFVLQMVADTLKEIISKKSMIYRLGGDEFLIIVEGDIHSKDMENRFAECISGFKAKMEASCSNHHVTLSTGIVSYPDDGNTVEELLIKSDIAMYSAKRSGKNQYQFYNDSMQDQLSRKVEIEQLLRNALSQDGFELHYQPIVHTQTQELAYFEALIRLKDRSVTPDVFIDVAEESTLIEAIGKWVIIEAFSQLNKWRLSGFETKKVSINLSPRQIRVASFVEFVKEQLKVYELEGTQIEFEITENVLVENLDSVIEILHSLNELGISIALDDFGTGYSSISYLTYMPVSKIKLDKSLKDKFIHLESIKVMDSIINLAHGLKLSVVTEGVETLEEYRRLKRGGSDYIQGYLFSQSLTAAEAEGWLENNLKKPVISVQQIT, via the coding sequence ATGAAGCTGATTAGATTTGTCAGGGGTAGAAACACAGAGAAAAGACAAATTCCAATAATTAAAAGAATAGTATACCTACCGCTTTTGGCGGTAATCATAGGCATCGCAGGGATTTCTTTTGTCGGATCGCGTACGATAGAAGATCAATTGCTCCACCAGATGAAAGAAAATGCGCTGGCTACGGCTGTTCAGATGGGTGAGCGTATAGGGCTTCAAAAAGACGCCCTGGATGTCATAGAGGAACAGTTCGCCGATAAAATCCTTATTGCCAGTCGTGTTCTAAAAGACCACAAGCACGAATTTGACCAGGTGACGATAAAGCGTATCGCCGAGCAGCTCAATATTGGCGAGACGAACTGGTTTAACTCAGGTGGAACGATTCTCTACTCGAGTATCGACCAATACGTCGGATGGACGGCACCTGCGGATCATCCTGTGAGCCAGTTTATCAAAAGTGGAAGCGACACGTGGCTTGAACCGATCAGAAAAGATTCTGAGTCGGATTCATACAACAAATATGGTTATGTTCGATTTGATAACGGTGAGTTCGTACAAATCGCCATACCTGCTGATCGGGTGATGGAGCTCACTGAGCAGTTTTCTTATCAAAAGCTGCTGGATGACATTGTAAATGATAATGAAATCTTGTCTGCAAGCATCTTTGCAAAGGATGGCATGATCATGGCTTCTACCGATTCGGTCGAGGATGCGGGTCATCCAAGCGAAATGATACTTCACATTCAAACAGGCGGTATTGAAAAAATTGAAAGCCATATCAAATTTGATGCGGAGTTGAATCAGAATATTTTGCATGTGTATGTTCCGGTGATTTTAAGTTCATCGGAATCGGGAATGCTAGCACTTTGCTATTCGATGGATCATGTTGAAAGAGCCGCCTATGTAAGCCAAGTGCAGATATTTACGATTGGAATATTGCTTGTTTTCATCGTCGCAGGTATTTTGTATCTGGCGCAAAAAAGACTGATCGTCGCTCCAATCAAGGCGCTTGATGATGACATGCAGGTGATCTGTCCGGAATCGGCGGTTGTCTATAGGCTTCCCATTCCATCGAAAGATCCTTTCCTGTCCATTAGAAAGACCACAAATACGGTACTTGATAAAACGCAGCAGTACCTTGAAGAGCTGATCTGTTTTCAAGAAGAGCTTACAGCGTCCAATGAAGAACTTGAAGATACGGTGAGTCAGCTGACTGCGAATGAAGAAGAATTAAGAGCGCAATATGATGAAATACAAGAATATGTACACAAAATAAAAGAATTGAAGCACCGCTATGAGATAGCCATCGATGCGACAAAATGTTTCTTATGGGAGTATTCTCTCGATACGAAGAGAATCTCCTTTTCAGATAACTTTGAAAGCATCATCGGACCCAAGGTAGATGACTATGCCCTAGAAGATATTTTTCAAAAGGCCGTTCATCCGGATGACGTATCAGGCTGCAGAAATGAAATAAGTGCATTCACTCAACGTGTGAATCAGGACAACCAACTTTCGGATGAAGGTATCCATCTGGAGCTGAGATTGAAAAATGAGTCTGGTGATTGGAACTGGTATATCATGCGTGGCAGAGGTGTTGACGATTACAGTGGTGTGAATCGTCTTTTAACAGGCGTTCTGGTCGATATCACCAAACAAAAGGAACAGGAATCCTTCATCAGGTATCTTGCCGACCATGATGCGCTAACAGGTCTCTATAGCAGACGAAAGTTCACAGAGGAACTGCAACTTAGACTCGACAGAAACGAAATAGGCGCTGTCATTCTAATGGACGTCGACAATTTTAAAGTGATCAATGATACATCGGGTCACGTGTATGGCGATTTCGTCCTGCAGATGGTAGCGGATACGCTCAAAGAGATTATTTCTAAAAAAAGCATGATCTATCGATTGGGTGGAGACGAGTTTCTGATCATAGTCGAAGGAGATATCCATTCAAAGGATATGGAGAACCGGTTTGCAGAGTGTATCAGCGGATTTAAAGCAAAGATGGAAGCGTCCTGCTCGAATCATCATGTCACGCTGAGCACAGGGATTGTCAGCTATCCAGACGACGGTAATACCGTTGAAGAGCTGCTGATCAAGTCCGATATTGCCATGTATAGCGCGAAACGGTCAGGTAAGAACCAATACCAGTTCTATAACGACAGCATGCAGGATCAATTGTCCAGAAAAGTGGAGATTGAACAACTACTTCGCAATGCCTTATCGCAAGACGGGTTTGAACTGCACTATCAGCCAATCGTACACACGCAGACGCAGGAACTCGCATATTTTGAGGCGCTTATCCGCTTGAAGGACAGGTCGGTGACTCCAGATGTCTTCATCGATGTGGCCGAAGAGTCTACACTGATAGAAGCCATTGGAAAATGGGTGATCATAGAAGCCTTTTCTCAACTGAACAAGTGGCGTTTGTCAGGCTTTGAAACAAAAAAAGTCTCGATCAACTTGTCGCCAAGACAGATCAGAGTCGCAAGTTTTGTCGAATTTGTGAAAGAACAGCTTAAGGTATACGAGCTTGAAGGGACACAAATTGAGTTTGAAATCACAGAAAATGTACTTGTTGAGAATTTGGACAGCGTGATAGAGATCCTTCATTCCTTGAATGAACTGGGTATTTCAATCGCACTGGATGATTTTGGTACAGGATACTCATCGATAAGCTACCTGACCTATATGCCAGTGAGCAAGATCAAGCTTGACAAGAGCCTAAAGGACAAGTTCATCCATCTGGAAAGCATCAAAGTCATGGATAGTATCATCAACCTCGCCCACGGCCTGAAACTGTCTGTAGTGACAGAGGGGGTTGAGACGCTTGAAGAGTACAGAAGACTCAAGCGGGGTGGAAGCGACTACATTCAAGGTTACCTGTTCAGCCAGTCGTTAACTGCTGCAGAAGCAGAGGGGTGGCTTGAAAACAACTTGAAAAAACCGGTGATTTCCGTTCAGCAAATCACGTGA
- a CDS encoding ATP-binding protein produces MLNLPLNKIRQSLAHPILKKAVPILSSLLIIGIFSYASWFSYQYDIASEKQRVRDEMSTTISNFIYQINQTMDKARGLLVYYQLHPDSTVDELNKFSEKLFSQQNDLIKEVQLTEGTTVSYVYPPKLNDSLIGQDLLLSQTEFLSVVKTKNTRRTVITVSTDMATGSQKIISRVPIMSYENGLPKNFIGLLNVILDYDRLLGNSGLLQSTKNYNLNLYTLSELKQTKVRLFSPGVSRLVDPISLPVPLEDNYWILEVEPIGGWRSPTNQYLYLPILGLFIAILVFVYLSSLLKSHARLNHQVTLRTKELEESLVSLNQAQEQLIQSEKLASLGELVSGVAHELNTPLGVSITLSSFLIEQHQTLKEHMDSNKMTKKHLLDYLSSTNDSLMMLENNLSRTADIVTSFKTVASNQDNLEIGTFNLYAYTTDVLVTLQPKIRTANLEVNLECDPTLEIVSYPGAISYILSNLVMNSILHGYENNQRGTITIRYDQTDGAIQLHYVDDGQGIKESVIEKVFNPFYTTNRSKGCTGLGLHIVHNMVSQVLNGQIALQSKEKQGVEVDIVFKPLSITH; encoded by the coding sequence ATGCTAAATCTACCCCTAAACAAAATTAGACAATCCCTGGCTCATCCGATACTGAAGAAAGCGGTTCCGATACTCTCTTCTTTACTGATTATAGGCATCTTCTCTTATGCGTCATGGTTCTCCTACCAGTACGATATCGCCAGCGAAAAGCAAAGGGTGCGTGACGAAATGTCGACAACGATCTCGAATTTCATTTACCAGATCAATCAGACCATGGATAAGGCACGCGGATTACTCGTCTATTACCAACTACATCCTGATAGCACCGTTGACGAACTGAATAAGTTCAGCGAGAAGCTATTTTCCCAGCAGAACGATCTGATCAAGGAAGTCCAGCTCACAGAAGGCACAACCGTATCCTATGTCTACCCTCCAAAACTAAATGATTCCCTTATCGGTCAAGATCTATTGCTTAGCCAAACGGAGTTCTTATCTGTGGTCAAGACAAAAAATACAAGACGAACCGTCATCACAGTCTCCACAGACATGGCCACCGGTTCTCAAAAAATCATTAGCAGGGTACCGATCATGTCCTACGAAAACGGGCTGCCAAAAAATTTTATCGGTCTTTTGAACGTGATACTCGACTACGATCGCCTTTTAGGTAATTCAGGACTGTTGCAGTCGACAAAGAATTACAACCTGAATCTTTACACACTTTCAGAACTGAAGCAGACAAAGGTCCGCCTGTTCTCACCCGGAGTGTCAAGACTTGTCGATCCGATTTCGCTGCCTGTGCCGCTTGAAGACAACTACTGGATATTAGAAGTCGAACCGATCGGCGGATGGCGTTCACCGACCAACCAGTACCTGTACCTTCCTATTTTAGGGCTTTTCATCGCAATCTTAGTCTTTGTCTATCTATCTTCCCTGCTTAAGTCGCATGCACGCTTGAATCATCAGGTAACCCTGCGTACAAAGGAACTGGAGGAATCTCTCGTGTCATTGAACCAGGCACAGGAACAGCTGATACAATCGGAAAAACTCGCCTCACTGGGTGAACTGGTTTCTGGAGTCGCTCACGAACTGAACACCCCTCTGGGTGTAAGCATCACATTAAGCTCCTTCCTGATCGAGCAGCACCAGACACTTAAGGAACACATGGATAGCAACAAAATGACCAAGAAGCACTTGTTGGATTATCTGAGCTCTACAAATGACTCGCTAATGATGCTTGAAAACAACCTGTCACGGACAGCTGATATCGTCACAAGTTTTAAAACCGTCGCTTCCAATCAAGACAACCTGGAGATCGGCACCTTCAATCTTTATGCCTATACAACAGACGTACTCGTCACACTGCAGCCTAAAATAAGAACCGCGAATCTCGAGGTGAATCTCGAATGCGATCCGACACTCGAAATCGTCTCTTATCCCGGTGCTATTTCCTATATCCTAAGCAATCTTGTCATGAACAGTATCCTGCACGGCTACGAGAACAATCAGCGAGGTACCATCACCATTCGATACGATCAGACCGATGGCGCCATACAGCTTCATTATGTCGATGACGGCCAGGGCATCAAAGAATCGGTTATCGAAAAGGTTTTCAATCCCTTCTATACGACAAATCGCAGCAAAGGCTGCACAGGACTCGGGCTGCATATCGTGCATAACATGGTTTCGCAAGTCTTAAACGGACAAATCGCACTTCAGAGCAAAGAAAAACAAGGGGTAGAAGTGGATATCGTCTTTAAACCGTTGAGTATCACACATTAA